TGGCAGTATTAGCGCCGCGAGCTCGCCAGTGTTCCCAGATAACCAGTATCTGAGCGGCGTTAAAGATGCTCGAATAAGCGCCGGAGATAACACCAATTAGCAATACCATATGGAAGTGCTTAAGGTCTGTTGTAACGCTGCCGTACATGAACAAGATAAACACCGTGATGGCGACAGTAAGGCTCGTTAAAATAGATCGCGCAAACGATTGAACGATACTTCTATTAACCAAACCATCGAAGGAATCACCGCGCAGTCTCAATTTTAAATTTTCTCGTATTCTGTCGAAAATAACGATTGTGTCATGCACGGAGAAACCGATCATGGTCAGCAATGCAGTGATAAAGAGGGCGCTTATCTCCCAGCCAAAGAAATAGCCGAAAATCGCTGCCGATCCCATCATGATCAACACGTCGTGTAGAGTTGCGATAATAGCCGCGGCGCCATATCGGAAGCCGGACCAACCGCCTTCAATCGCGAACCGGATAGTGACAAAGATGAGGATGAAGAAACACGCCAATATGACTGACAAGATGGCGTTTTTAACCATTTCCTCGCGAATAATGCCACCGATATTGTCCACGTTAGGAGCTACGGTTACGTTGGTAATGGCAGGGGTCATTGCTCCCAATGCAGCATTGAGATTTTTGCCTACGACTGTTAATTCAGATGAATTAGTAGGCGAGAGCTTGACGTCCTCAACATATATGTTTTGAACTTTTAACTCGCTGACAACTAGATCGGGCTTCTGGGACATTGCTTTAGGCAAGGTGAAGATCACCTGAGTAACTTTGCCCTTGCTGAATTCTGGAATGCTTTGCCCGATTGTTGTCGCGATAACATCGGGTGTTTCTTTAAACGATGAAGAGGTAATCGAAACCTCTTTATTACCTAAAGTAAGCCCTACATTATCAGCAGTCAGACCAGCTTCGCTCAACTTAGCTTTAACCTGGTCGGCAGTTAGAGTTAGAGGAGTCGGTAGAGAATAAGTGAACTTCGAAACCTGTGGAGGCACGACTTTAATGATCTCATTCGTGATCAACGCCTGTGTCAGCAGAGCAGTATCTTGTCCTAATCGCGCAGTATCTTTCTTCTTTAGCCTGAACTTAAGAATGAGCTGTTTACCGTTGTCGGCAAGCTGCACGTTATCGACATCAACAGGTTTACTGTTTTCTCTTAGTTTGCTTTTTATCTGTTCTGAAGTGCCCTTAACAGGCTCACTTAGGACATAAGTAATCTCGGTTCCACCCTCGAACTCGATGTTCTTCTTGATGCCACCCTTGCTCATGTAAAAGAGGCCAGGAATGATAATCAGTAGGCTGAAGGCGATCCATATCCATCGCTTACCGACAAAGTCGAAATGGCTTTTACCTGCAATCTGTCGTCCCAAGCCGAAGAATCGTGGGTTTTGTGCAACTCCTCTGCCAACCAGCAAGTAGAGCAGTGTTCGCGTAACTGTGATGGCAGTGAACAGAGATATTAAAACACCGACGCCTAGCGTGGTAGCAAAACCTTTTACAACGTCAGTGCCATACGTAAATAGCACCGCGCAAGTGATAAGAGTGCAGAAGTTCGAGTCGAAAATAGCGGTAAAGGCTCGTTTGAAACCGGCATCGATGGAGGCCATCAAAGTCTTGCCGTTTCGAAGCTCTTCCTTCATGCGCTCGAAAATAAGAATGTTCGCATCCACGGCCATACCGATGGATAAGATGAAGCCGGCAATACCGGCCAGCGAGAAGGTTACTCCCATCAGCTTGAAAGCTGCGTAGCAGAACAACACATATAAGAGCAGGGCGATACATGCCAGAAGGCCTGGCAGCAGATAGTAGATAGCCATGCCAACCATGATGACTGCTGCCGCTATCAAACCGGCTTTCAGGATCATCATTAAAGCTTTCTGACCGAGGGTCGGTTCGATCGTGCTGCTCTGAACGATTTCTAAGTCAACCGGTAAAGCGCCTGCATTGAGAAGCGATGCTAACTGCGCGGCTGATTTGGAATTGAAGTTTCCTTCGATAATCGGTGAGGAAGCGCCGGAACGGCCTGTAATATTATTAACTGGAGCAGAAATTATTTTCTTGTCCAGGACGATAGCGAGATATTCTTTGAAATGGCTTGTTTCAGAAACAAAATTACCGAATGCTTCTTCACCTTTGGGATTGAAGCGAAGCTGCACCACGGCTTGTCCGCCGCTATTTCCGCCGCCAGAGCTAACACGAGATTCCGGTTTCAGGTCAGCGCCGGTAACGATAACTTCCGCAAAATCGGGATTAGCTATCAGCTCTTCGTATTCTTTCTGAGTTTCGCCATCAGGTTTTATAAGCCTATTATTAGATGTATCGACAAAACTGATTGTCTCGTTTGACTGGTCGTCACCATGTTGAATGATATAGCGGCGAGTCTTGTCTTTGTCCGTTTGGACATTTTTCAGCCAACGAAATTCGAGGCGGGCAGTCTGCTGAAGAAGTCCCTCAGCCTCAAGGATATTGGTATAGCCCGGCAGCTCAACGACGAACTGATTGTCACCCTTGGTATGAACAGGGGCTTCTGTGACACCGAGAGTGCCAGAGACACGACGAGGTAGAATCTCGCTTGCAAGCTGAGACCTCATCGCCGGCCAGTTTTTCTTGTCGTTGACAGAAAGAGTTTCTGTTTTAGCTCGTAGAACAATACGCGCGCCGCCTTGGATATCCAAGCCAAGGTTCACCTTGATCAGGATAACTGCACTAGCAGCGAGGATAGCCAAGACTACAATACCGAGTAGCCAATAATATGTTTGCTTCAAAGCGATGCCGCCTCCTTGTAATCGTTCGCTGCCGTACCTTAATTTGAACTTAAGAAGATCAAAACGTAGATACCGGAGCACAATTCAATCAGTGTGGATTATAGACGAGACGCGAAGGTGATGTCAACGGTGAATATAACGGGAAGCTAGCTTGAAGTGTATCATACCTTGAAATCTATAACCTTTCACCAGAATTCAGCAGGAACTAAGCTAAACTTATTGAATTAAAATATATGGCCATTTGGACACAGGAACAAGAGAGAGCTATTAATAGGGCGCAGGGGGCTATTTGCGTGGCGGCGGGGGCAGGCGCGGGCAAGACGGGCGTGATTGTGGCACGATTTCTCCGGCTTGTTCGGGATGAACATATTCTCGCTGACCAAATTCTCACCATTACTTACACCGAAAAAGCGGCGCAAGAAATGAAGCGCAGGATTGTGGAGGGATTGGAACGCGAAGGCCTGCTTGAAGAACGTCGAAGGGTTGAGTACGCCTATATTCATACGATTCACGGCTTATGCCGAAGGCTTTTGGCGGAAAATCCCTTCGAAGCTGGGGTTGATCCCCAATTCCGGGTTCTGGATGATCGAGAAGGAAAAGCATTGTGGAACCATGCTATCGAGGAAGTAGTCCAAGACGCGCTTGAAGAGGGGGGAGCCATTGCACGCCTAATCGGCGCGACTTCTTCGATGCCCGTCTACGGCGGCAATCGTAATGATTTGCTTAATCCGCTTCGAAGTTTGCTGAATCCGCTTATTGAAAGAGTTCGGAACTATGGCCTCTCCTGCGAAGAGATTGCCGAATGGGGGCAACGAGAACTACAAGAAGTCGATCTGCCTTTTCATCCCGCCCTCGAAGAATATAAGCGGCAAATGCTTTCTAATCTTGAAGCTGCCGCTCAGGAAAGTGGGCAAGCCCTGCTTATTTCGGCTGTCAGCGCTATTAAACGAATAGAACCTGATAGTAATAACCCAATGCGTAGCTGGCTCGATCAGGTCGTACCTCTCCTTAGCGAACTTTCAAACCAAGCTAAACAAGCTCAGAGTTGGGATTTGAGGGATTTAGGCCAAGCGAACTCAAGAGTTTTGGCATCAGTTGATCCTGAGAAAGAACGCCAGTGCGCCGAACTTGCCTCCGGACTGCTTCAACTTATTGCACAAATCTGGCAGCGTTTTGATGTGATGAAACAGCAAGCCGGGGGATTGGACTTTGAAGACCTCCAGCAACGGATGCTCCAACTTTTGAAAAGCTCTGAAAATGTCACTGAACGCTATCGTCGCCGCTTCAAATATATTATGGTGGATGAATATCAGGACATTAATCCGGTACAAGCGAAGCTATTGGAACATTTAGGCGCTGAAGGGAACTGGATGATCGTCGGGGATGAGCGCCAAGCTATTTACCGATTTCGTTTTGCCGATGTGAACTTGTTCCGACGCCAAATTGAGCAAATAGGAAATACTTCAACACGAAATCCGGAACGTGCGGCCAGTATCCCCCTCCAAATTAATTTCCGATCCCGTCCGGAGATATTAAATTTTGTTGCAACTGTCTTCTCCAAACTCTGGCACGGTGATAACTACCAAGCATTAGAAACCGGACGGGATATTCTGCCGAAAAATCAGCCGAGCATTGAGTTATGGATGCATAGCCAGATATTTCGCCGAGGAGAGGCTGAGTGGATCGCATCCGAAATTCGCTCGTGGGTTCAAAATAAGTCTTTAGAAGTCTATGACAGCAGCCTGAATGCAATGCGCCCCGTTCGCTATGGCGATATTGCGGTGCTCATGCGCCAGTTCACTCGCATCACTGATTATGAGCAGGCATTCCAAGCAGCGGATATTCCCTTTTTTGTCGTTGGCGGAGGTCGAGGGTATTTCACTCGATACGAAGTACACGATCTGAAAAATGCGCTTCAAAGTCTCTGCCGGCCTGATGATGACCTCGCGATCGCCTGCCTTTTGCGTTCGACGATGGTGGGAGTAAGTATGGATTCGCTAGTGTGCCTGTCGAACCAAGCGCAAGAGAGAGGAAGCTCCCTTTATGAGACCCTCAAAACCACGCTTGAAGTCGTGCCTGAAGCTGATGTGCCGCTTATTAAGCGCTTTTTGGAATGGTTCGAGCCTTTGTTGTTAATTGCAGATCGTTTGTCGGTTGGAGTTGTTTTAGAGCGTCTACTAGTTGAAACCGAGTATGACGCCAAATTGCTTTGCCGTGAAAATGGAGCACAACAGCTTGCGAATGTTCGAAAACTCATCCAAATGAGCTTCGAAACACCTGATGTGCAACTGGGTGAGTTTGTTGAGCGTATTTCAACACTAACTTACCTTCGCCAACGAGAAGGTGATGCCCCGACCCACGATGAGTTCTCGGATGTTGTGCGCTTCATCACCGTTCACAGCGCCAAAGGGTTGGAATTCCCAGTTGTGATCATGGCCGACCTTGATGCAAAAAAGAATCGTCACGATCAACGAGTTGAAGTTGACTTGGCCAATCAGCGAATTGGGGTTGAATGGCGTAATTACTCCCCCCTAATTCATCGGCAAATACAAAAACAAGAAGCTTTACTTGACCAGCAGGAAGAGCTGCGGCTTATATATGTCGCAATGACTCGCGCGAAAGAGCATTTGGTTATTGCTACCCCCCAAATGGGCCAACAACAATCCTGGGCGCTTCTCATACGTCCAGCCATCCCCTTAAAACTTCGTCAGACTAATGAAGACTACCAAGATTGCGAAATCGGTAACTGCACCGTCCGAGTAAAACGCCGTGAGGGGAAGGAATGATGGCATCCCCCCCCTACGCGGTTTCAAGAAGTTTATACTTTTCGCCTCAAAAACCCTGCTCAATTGCTCTAGGCTCTTTTCCGTTTTTCCAGGTTCGTTTTAAGGCTTGCCAGAGAATAAGGGCAGAGAAAAGGGTCCAGAGAATGCTCCAGACGATAGCGGGGATATGGGTGAAACTCGCTAAAAAAGCGGCATCGTTATCGGGAATTCCTGCCGTATTCAACCGCATCAATACCGACAAATCCCAAAGAGCCGATAGGCAGCACTGGACTGCCAGGAATTGAAGAAGGAAAATCGAAAGCTTTCCTTTAACATAGAGACCTGCTAGCAATAGAAGCCCAGCTAGGATAATGCCGGTCCAAAAACCGAAGCTAAAAATCGGCGACACCCACCAAACGGTAGTGAAAAGAATTACTGCGAAAAGAATGTAAAACATCGAAGTTGCCAATTTAGGTTTTTGGCTAAGCAGAAGAAGTGTCGCGCCAAAAAAAGTGGTCCCAATATAGCCTGCTGCGGCAACAAGAAACCTCCAACCCCCAATAACCTGCACCGACCCACTTCCATCTCTGGCAATCTGCATTTGGCTTGCGCTTCCATGGGTGAACACTGCAGCGAGCGCATGACTTAGCTCATGAAGGAAGGTTACGAAGTAACGAAAAGGAAGGGTAATCGTATGCCCAAACGGGATGAACCACAAAATTATAACTAAAAGAGATGCTGCTATAAGCGATCTGCGTACTTGAACAGAAGTTGGCTCGGGATGAACTCGAGCATCCTGGGCGCTGACGTCCATGAATTCCTCCTGAATAATGAAATAGCCCTCATCCTGAGGGCTATTTCAAACTTAGCCCATACATAGCATTCGCGGCTGAAATAATTGATCCTGCTGCGCCCTGCACCCCCAACTGATCGGTATAAAGGGTCATGTCATAATAAGCATCGTTGTCAGGATCAAGCCCGAAGAGATTGCGGATAAACTCGGTTCTCTCTTTATCGACTTGATGTAGCGCATCAGTTGCTTTGCGATCTGTAAGGTCATGCTCTTTTGCATAGTTCTTAAGACGAAAATTGAAGGACGCTTTCACGCAGACATTTAAAGCTTTTTTCAGCAAGAAATTTGCTCCACGTCCTACGATAAGTTGACATCCGGAATGGCCAAGCGAAAATAGAACCTCTGCCAAGTGAAGTCGGTAATCTGCTTCATTGAAAGTTCGGATGCCGAGCATGCTCTCAACGACTTGGGTGAATTCGGAGTGATGGTGTTCAACCGCTTCAACCAAGTGCGAGCGCACCGAAGCATGTTCGGCGATAGCATCGATTAGTTGCTTATCCCACAATTGCCAGGGAGCGCCTAATTGCCGCACAACCTCCTCAGCAATCTCATCACCACATGAGCCTGCCTGTCGTGAGAGGGTAATAACGGGATTCGTTTTCTTTTCCAGAGCCTGCAAACGTTCTTTGCGGGCTTGTTCGAGAATCAACCACTCCCGAACGCGTTCATCAGCCAAAGTTTTCGATGAAGGGTTAGACATTTTCGTGCCCCCTAAACGTATTCAATTCCACTATCAGTATACGACATATCCATCCAAACTGCCAGAGCCTGTTCGTTTTTTACTGATAGACAAATTGTGGAGAAACGTAGAGGATAAGGTAGGCGTCGTAGTGATTTGATCGGATGGCTGCTAAAATATATTTGCGACTAACGCAATTTTTCTTTTATCTCGGGATATTTTGCATGGCTTTTAGTCGTAATCTAATGCAGTGAGGCAATGCCAAGGTGATTATCTGCACTCATAGTCCGGAAGAGACTATATTATTCGGCCAAAGGCTGGGTCAATTGCTCCAAAAAGGTGAGGTTATTAGTCTGATTGGTGAAATCGGCGCAGGTAAGACAACTTTGGCGAAAGGAATCGCTCGAGGATTAGGTATCGATCAACCGGTGCGAAGTCCGACTTTTACACTGATTCACGAATACTTATCCTCGCCGCCGTTCTATCATATTGACCTCTATCGTTTGGAGGAACTCGAGCAAGTGGCCTCGCTGGCGCTTGATGAGTATTACGATAACGGAATTACAGCGATTGAGTGGGCTGAGCACGCGGGGGAACTCATCCCTGATGAACGACTTGAGATTCTTATTTCAAAACCAGTGAACAATGAGCGTCAAATTCAGTTAATAGCTTATGGAGTGTCTGCACAAAGAATTTTGGATAAATTGAGGATAAATGATGTGGCTACTTGCGATTGATACGATTGGTAGCGTTGGGTCGGTTGCCTTATTAGAAGATGGCGCTTTACGAATTGAAACCCGTTTTGCTCATCATCACCGTGTCAGCGGAGCTGTGTTGGCGGCGGTTGAGTTCATTACTGGTCAGGTTGACATCACTCTCAAAGAGATAGATGTCTATGCTGTCGATTGTGGGCCGGGATTTTTTACCGGTGTTAAAATCGGAGTGGAAATTGCAAAAACACTGGCACACGTTCATAACAAACCCATGGTCGGGATAGGCAGCCTTGAGGCGTTGGCATATGGTACCCATCTCAAGCAGGATTCCCTTCTAATATCAGTCTTGCCGGCTCGTAAGGGTGAAGTTTATTACCAACTCTTTACTCAGAAGGGAACGCTAGCGCCTCCGCAAGTTGCCGAAGTTTCAGAATTAGCTCAGCGGGTAGCTGCTCGAACTGAGTCTACTCATCTTTTTGTTGGGGAAGGTTGTCATCTATACCGCGACCTATTTGCAAATGATGTCGGAGAGATTGATATATTACCGGCGCGTTTTCCATCGGCTGAAGCAGTTGCCATGCTTGCTCATAAAATAGTTCTCAGTGGGAAAACTCAGTCCGCATTTGATTTGTTACCCAACTACATAAAACCGCCGTCGATTAGCATTCCAAAGAGGGCTTACACGACGCTGTAAATACGATCTGCCGGTCTATCCGGCGTTAACCAACGTTCCCTCTCCCTTCAATAGGCAGTAAGGGGACGTATATATTACAAAAAAACGATTATCGGAGGTGATCTGTAAATGAATTCAAACAAATCTCTTTTAAGATGGTCAGCAGGATTGATAGTTGTAGGACTGGTCGGCGTAGCGGTATCGAGCATGATGGTGACCGATGCTCAAAAACCAGTCGGTACCACAATGACCCCGCAAGAGCACACTACGGTGACAGCGCTTGAGAGCGCGTTTATCAAACTGTCTGCTGATTTAGCTCCTTGTGTCGTTCATATACGTGTGACGAAACATTTGACGGCACGTGAAGGCGATCCATATGGTATGGTTCCCCCTGAATTCAGAGGCATGTTTCCCTCAGTCCCGCAAAATCCACAAACGGTGAGGGGACAAGGCTCAGGTGTTGTGATCCGTAGCGATGGTTATATTCTAACGAATGATCACGTGGTTGCGGATACTGACGAAGTTGAAGTCGAATTCAACGATGGAAGAAAAGCAACCGGAACGGTAATGCGCGATTATGCAAGCGATATCGCTATAGTGAAAGTGGATCGAAAAGGTTTGCGAGCCGCGACACTGGGCGATTCGGACGCCGTTAAGACCGGCCAATTTGCGATCGCGATGGGTTCGCCATTCGGTTTGTCGAACACCGTTACCGTCGGCCATATCAGCGCTATTAAGCGTCAAGAGGCAATCGGCAGCAGATCCGAGGGTGTCCGATTCTATCCTAATCTTATACAAACGGATGCTCCGATTAATCCGGGCAATAGTGGCGGACCACTGGTCAATATCGATGGCGAGGTTATCGGCATTAACACCGCAATCGAATCGGGTAGTGGAGGCAGTGTCGGAATTGGGTTCGCAATACCGATAAATACTGCGAAATCTATTGTTCAACAGTTAATCGATCATGGTAAAGTCACTCGCGGTTTTCTGGGTATTGGGCCAAAAGATCTTACGCCTGAACAGAGAGAAAGCATGGGTATTCAGAAGGGCGTAATGGTTGGAAGCGTTCGCGATAGTTCCCCTGGCGATAAAGCTGGGCTTGTTCCAGGCGATGTCATCACCGAGTTCAATGGTACGCCTGTCGACTCGGAGCTTGCTCTTCGCGAACTGATCTGGAAGCAAACCCCCGGGTCAACAGTAGTTATCAAAGTTATACGTAATGGCAAAGCAGAGGCGCTAAAGGCGACTTTAACAGAACCACCGGCGACTAATGCCAGTACTCCTTCAGGAAATAGTCCGGAAGAAAATCAACCTGCAACTAAACTTGGCGTAAGAGTGCAGCCATTAACTGATAGCATGATTGAACGATATAAGCTGCGCACCGGGCTTAAAGGCGTAGTGGTAACTCAGGTTGCCCCTGGCAGCCCCGCTGATGATGCCGGAATAAGCGATGGCGATGTCATCATAGAGGTGGACAGGGTGAAATCCGACAGCTCCCAAACCCTCAACAGTATTCTAGCGAAAGCCAAAGCAGGTCAGGTTCTCAGAGTCCTGATATGGCGTCGTTTTGAAGACGGAACGGGCAGCCAAAACCTGGTCTCCGTTAAGCTTCGCTAGAGTAATCAGAAAGCTCCTTCTCTCAGATCCGGCTTCCTTGAAAACAAGGGGCCGGTTTTATTTTGAGGTGTTTTAAGTGAAAAATGAAGCTGCTAGGTGGGAGCATTGTGAGCCTCCATTGAGGTAAAACCTATTCTTAAGAAAAAAAGCTATTTAATATTGGTGCTCTGCACCAAGGAGGAATGTAATGCGCGTTGCAATTTTAACAGGCGGTGGAGATTGTCCCGGCCTGAACGCGGCTATCCGCGGTGTTACCTTACGACTGATTGATTATGGTTATGAGACGATAGGCGTTCGACGTGGTTGGTTGGGGTTGCTCGAAAAGATGACTTTTCCACTTCAAGCTAAAGATGTAGAAGATATTATCCACCAGGGTGGAACGATTTTAGGTTCATCCCGCACTAATCCATTTAAAAAAGATGAGAACGGAAAAGACTCTTCCGAGCTGCTCCTGAATAACCTGAAGGAGATGGGCATCGATGCAATCGCTGCTATCGGCGGCGAAGATACATTGGGCGTTGCCTCGAAGCTCTGGGATTTAGGTTTTCCTACCGTTGGTATTCCTAAAACAATGGACAATGACCTGAGCGGCACCGATTTCACGTTCGGTTTCGATAGCTCAGTGGCGGTTGCTGTTGATGCGCTTGACCGATTGCGCGATACGGCAAAGTCTCACAGCCGAGCGATGGTGCTAGAAGTAATGGGTCGACATGCCGGTTGGGTTGCCCTTTATGTTGGGCTTGGCGGCGGCGCGGATTGGATTATGATCCCCGAAGTCACCCCTGATATGGATGCGCTTTGTCAGCATCTTTTAGACTTGCGAAAAAGAGGCCAGGATTATGCGCTAATCGTTACCTCAGAAGGCGCAGAAATCCCTCTTGAAAGTGGCGAAGAAGCGGCTCCTAAAGAGCTTGATGCATTCGGCCATGTCATTCTTAAGGAACGCGGCATTGGTGAG
This window of the bacterium genome carries:
- the secD gene encoding protein translocase subunit SecD, which gives rise to MKQTYYWLLGIVVLAILAASAVILIKVNLGLDIQGGARIVLRAKTETLSVNDKKNWPAMRSQLASEILPRRVSGTLGVTEAPVHTKGDNQFVVELPGYTNILEAEGLLQQTARLEFRWLKNVQTDKDKTRRYIIQHGDDQSNETISFVDTSNNRLIKPDGETQKEYEELIANPDFAEVIVTGADLKPESRVSSGGGNSGGQAVVQLRFNPKGEEAFGNFVSETSHFKEYLAIVLDKKIISAPVNNITGRSGASSPIIEGNFNSKSAAQLASLLNAGALPVDLEIVQSSTIEPTLGQKALMMILKAGLIAAAVIMVGMAIYYLLPGLLACIALLLYVLFCYAAFKLMGVTFSLAGIAGFILSIGMAVDANILIFERMKEELRNGKTLMASIDAGFKRAFTAIFDSNFCTLITCAVLFTYGTDVVKGFATTLGVGVLISLFTAITVTRTLLYLLVGRGVAQNPRFFGLGRQIAGKSHFDFVGKRWIWIAFSLLIIIPGLFYMSKGGIKKNIEFEGGTEITYVLSEPVKGTSEQIKSKLRENSKPVDVDNVQLADNGKQLILKFRLKKKDTARLGQDTALLTQALITNEIIKVVPPQVSKFTYSLPTPLTLTADQVKAKLSEAGLTADNVGLTLGNKEVSITSSSFKETPDVIATTIGQSIPEFSKGKVTQVIFTLPKAMSQKPDLVVSELKVQNIYVEDVKLSPTNSSELTVVGKNLNAALGAMTPAITNVTVAPNVDNIGGIIREEMVKNAILSVILACFFILIFVTIRFAIEGGWSGFRYGAAAIIATLHDVLIMMGSAAIFGYFFGWEISALFITALLTMIGFSVHDTIVIFDRIRENLKLRLRGDSFDGLVNRSIVQSFARSILTSLTVAITVFILFMYGSVTTDLKHFHMVLLIGVISGAYSSIFNAAQILVIWEHWRARGANTAKVVVDKPMVSTDTRKTSGTPSTNRPAPSTKPKAVSSETTTTEGSEEDNDNRPSSKAPKRKRRM
- a CDS encoding UvrD-helicase domain-containing protein yields the protein MAIWTQEQERAINRAQGAICVAAGAGAGKTGVIVARFLRLVRDEHILADQILTITYTEKAAQEMKRRIVEGLEREGLLEERRRVEYAYIHTIHGLCRRLLAENPFEAGVDPQFRVLDDREGKALWNHAIEEVVQDALEEGGAIARLIGATSSMPVYGGNRNDLLNPLRSLLNPLIERVRNYGLSCEEIAEWGQRELQEVDLPFHPALEEYKRQMLSNLEAAAQESGQALLISAVSAIKRIEPDSNNPMRSWLDQVVPLLSELSNQAKQAQSWDLRDLGQANSRVLASVDPEKERQCAELASGLLQLIAQIWQRFDVMKQQAGGLDFEDLQQRMLQLLKSSENVTERYRRRFKYIMVDEYQDINPVQAKLLEHLGAEGNWMIVGDERQAIYRFRFADVNLFRRQIEQIGNTSTRNPERAASIPLQINFRSRPEILNFVATVFSKLWHGDNYQALETGRDILPKNQPSIELWMHSQIFRRGEAEWIASEIRSWVQNKSLEVYDSSLNAMRPVRYGDIAVLMRQFTRITDYEQAFQAADIPFFVVGGGRGYFTRYEVHDLKNALQSLCRPDDDLAIACLLRSTMVGVSMDSLVCLSNQAQERGSSLYETLKTTLEVVPEADVPLIKRFLEWFEPLLLIADRLSVGVVLERLLVETEYDAKLLCRENGAQQLANVRKLIQMSFETPDVQLGEFVERISTLTYLRQREGDAPTHDEFSDVVRFITVHSAKGLEFPVVIMADLDAKKNRHDQRVEVDLANQRIGVEWRNYSPLIHRQIQKQEALLDQQEELRLIYVAMTRAKEHLVIATPQMGQQQSWALLIRPAIPLKLRQTNEDYQDCEIGNCTVRVKRREGKE
- a CDS encoding M50 family metallopeptidase; this translates as MDVSAQDARVHPEPTSVQVRRSLIAASLLVIILWFIPFGHTITLPFRYFVTFLHELSHALAAVFTHGSASQMQIARDGSGSVQVIGGWRFLVAAAGYIGTTFFGATLLLLSQKPKLATSMFYILFAVILFTTVWWVSPIFSFGFWTGIILAGLLLLAGLYVKGKLSIFLLQFLAVQCCLSALWDLSVLMRLNTAGIPDNDAAFLASFTHIPAIVWSILWTLFSALILWQALKRTWKNGKEPRAIEQGF
- a CDS encoding cytidylate kinase-like family protein, which encodes MSNPSSKTLADERVREWLILEQARKERLQALEKKTNPVITLSRQAGSCGDEIAEEVVRQLGAPWQLWDKQLIDAIAEHASVRSHLVEAVEHHHSEFTQVVESMLGIRTFNEADYRLHLAEVLFSLGHSGCQLIVGRGANFLLKKALNVCVKASFNFRLKNYAKEHDLTDRKATDALHQVDKERTEFIRNLFGLDPDNDAYYDMTLYTDQLGVQGAAGSIISAANAMYGLSLK
- the tsaE gene encoding tRNA (adenosine(37)-N6)-threonylcarbamoyltransferase complex ATPase subunit type 1 TsaE, which produces MIICTHSPEETILFGQRLGQLLQKGEVISLIGEIGAGKTTLAKGIARGLGIDQPVRSPTFTLIHEYLSSPPFYHIDLYRLEELEQVASLALDEYYDNGITAIEWAEHAGELIPDERLEILISKPVNNERQIQLIAYGVSAQRILDKLRINDVATCD
- the tsaB gene encoding tRNA (adenosine(37)-N6)-threonylcarbamoyltransferase complex dimerization subunit type 1 TsaB translates to MMWLLAIDTIGSVGSVALLEDGALRIETRFAHHHRVSGAVLAAVEFITGQVDITLKEIDVYAVDCGPGFFTGVKIGVEIAKTLAHVHNKPMVGIGSLEALAYGTHLKQDSLLISVLPARKGEVYYQLFTQKGTLAPPQVAEVSELAQRVAARTESTHLFVGEGCHLYRDLFANDVGEIDILPARFPSAEAVAMLAHKIVLSGKTQSAFDLLPNYIKPPSISIPKRAYTTL
- a CDS encoding trypsin-like peptidase domain-containing protein; the encoded protein is MNSNKSLLRWSAGLIVVGLVGVAVSSMMVTDAQKPVGTTMTPQEHTTVTALESAFIKLSADLAPCVVHIRVTKHLTAREGDPYGMVPPEFRGMFPSVPQNPQTVRGQGSGVVIRSDGYILTNDHVVADTDEVEVEFNDGRKATGTVMRDYASDIAIVKVDRKGLRAATLGDSDAVKTGQFAIAMGSPFGLSNTVTVGHISAIKRQEAIGSRSEGVRFYPNLIQTDAPINPGNSGGPLVNIDGEVIGINTAIESGSGGSVGIGFAIPINTAKSIVQQLIDHGKVTRGFLGIGPKDLTPEQRESMGIQKGVMVGSVRDSSPGDKAGLVPGDVITEFNGTPVDSELALRELIWKQTPGSTVVIKVIRNGKAEALKATLTEPPATNASTPSGNSPEENQPATKLGVRVQPLTDSMIERYKLRTGLKGVVVTQVAPGSPADDAGISDGDVIIEVDRVKSDSSQTLNSILAKAKAGQVLRVLIWRRFEDGTGSQNLVSVKLR
- a CDS encoding ATP-dependent 6-phosphofructokinase, which encodes MRVAILTGGGDCPGLNAAIRGVTLRLIDYGYETIGVRRGWLGLLEKMTFPLQAKDVEDIIHQGGTILGSSRTNPFKKDENGKDSSELLLNNLKEMGIDAIAAIGGEDTLGVASKLWDLGFPTVGIPKTMDNDLSGTDFTFGFDSSVAVAVDALDRLRDTAKSHSRAMVLEVMGRHAGWVALYVGLGGGADWIMIPEVTPDMDALCQHLLDLRKRGQDYALIVTSEGAEIPLESGEEAAPKELDAFGHVILKERGIGERVAQIIEKRTGIETRNVVIGHIQRGGSPTVFDRVLGSRVGLKAAEMIHSKEFGMMAALKGVDIVSVPLSVATGTLKTVPLELYEEVAMLFNR